Sequence from the Longibacter salinarum genome:
AACCCGACGCATGTGAACGACCCAATCCACAACGTCGCCGTCTTCGTTCAGGCGCAACGCACCATCCGGGCCACGCGTGATACGTTGGACGCCTCGATAGATGGTAGGGGCCAGCCGCCGATTGAGTCGAACTTCCGCGAACGCATCGTGACGCCGCGCTGCTCGCGTGCTGTAATCCATCCCGGGACGCTTAATGCACTTCTTGAGCTTGTACGCCTCATCGCCGACCAGGAAAACCCACGCCATGTGCGTTTCAATGGTGGTCACCGGAGCGTCTTTGCCCGGATATGTCGAGGGATCACTGAGAAAATCCACCTCATCCTGAATGGTTGGGGATCCGCAAGGAGAGTCATTCAGCCGATTGGACATCGTCTGCGGATTCGGGATGAGAGGGTCGCGTTAAGCCTCGCGTGTTTGATTGCGTGATGCCTTACTTGTTTCTGCCCGTGCTGTGGCGGATGCGTCGCTAAGGGCCGCGAGTACGTCTTCGTCCGATGTCTGCGGAAAGTCGCTGTACCAGGCGCCGATCGCGACGAGATTACGGGTCGTTATTGGGCAGACGAACCCGTCGAGAAGCGGGCGAATTCGGTTTGCGGAGTCCTCGGCTGCAACGGGCACGGCCATGATGATCGTGTTCGGGTTGTGCATTCGAAGCGACCGAATTGCAGCTTCAGCCGTCAGTCCCGTCGCCAGCCCATCATCCACGAGGATGATATTGCTCCCGCCGATGTCGTAATTCGATATCGATCGAAATGACTGTGCAGTGCGGTAGCGGTTGATTCGCCGATTTAGTTCGGCAAACTCCCGCTTTGCAACAGCCTCGATTGTGGTTTCCGAGAGTCGCGCCGAGCGGATCAGCGACTCGTCGAATACCATCACGTCGTCGGAGGAGATCGCACCAAACGCCAGCTCCGGTTGTTGCGGGAGTCCGAGTTTTCGAACAGCCCAGATGTCAAGAGGGGCGTTTAGGGCGCGGGCGACCTCCGCAGCAACGATCACGCCGCCACGGGGAAGGCCGAGCACGATCGGATTCATTCGATGATACGACTCAAGCTCCCGGGCCAGGTACTGTCCGGCCTCTTGTCGATTTGTATAGCGATAAGGAACGGCCATCGTGCGCTTCGCTGTCGATCTTTAAAAAATGTCGTGCGCCTCACCATTCTGCACGGAGTTCCTTCGGTAGTTCGAGGTGGAAGGTGAGCCTCCGCGTCTTACGACAGCGCGACGGCATCGTGGCTATTGCTACGAGAGTGAGATCAAGCCCGTGGGAAGCATGTCTCTTTTTATCGAACCTCGCTGGTCCTGACGCGCTCGAACCTAACCAGAACGGACAGTGGTGGCAGGACATCGTAGCAATAGGATGTAGAGCAAACGATGGTCGGGTGTAGAAATGAGGGTCTCGCGGCGGTTTGTTTGGTCATCTGCCTCAAGGCGCGTCTGCTACAACGGGCATCAAATGAGGTAACAATTGACGTCATTGATATTCGGTCGCCCCCGTCTGCTTGGCGGCCGACGGTGGTCATACACTCGAGCCCCGGTGACACCGAGAGAGTTGACTCGGGGTCCACCGGGGCTCGAATGAACGGGGGTAGGTTGGGGTTAGCGATATCTCTTGAACCACGCGAGCGTGTAGGCCACTTTCGCAGCAAGCTGACTCGGCCGGGAGGCGATGTGGTGCGACGCGCCGGGGATTTCCACGTGAGCAGTTTCGATCTGGCGAATCTTTAGCGCATGGTACAGCTGAAGAGCCTCCGAAGGCGGCGTCCGAAGATCCTCGGATCCGACCATAGTCATCGTCGGCGTCTCGATCTGGCCGGCGAGAGAGATCGGGGATTCTTCGAGGTATTTCTCTGGGTTCTCCCACGCGTAGCCGGGGTAGCGGTAATGCGCGTAACCGTAGTAATTGTCTGCCACCAGCGTCTTACTGTACCAGTTCATGACGGGCTTCGTCACGACAGCGGCGCGGAACCGATTTGTCTTGCCCACGATCCATGCGGTCATCGTGCCACCGGCGCTTCCCCCGGTGACGTACAGCTGGTCGGTGTCGACACTACCGGTTTCGATCGCAGCGTCCACGCCGGTCATGAGATCACCGTAATCTCCCCCCGGATAGTCGTGGTAGAGCAGGTTGGCGAATTCTTGTCCGTAGCCCGTGCTTCCCCGCGGATTCGCGTAGAGGACGACGTAGCCAGCCGCGGCATACAGCTGTATTTCGGCAGAGAAGGTGGGGCCGTAGCTTGTGATTGGGCCACCGTGAATCTCAAGGAGAAGGGGATACGTCTCATCCGCGTCAAAATTCGGCGGGCGCACGACCCAGCCCTGGATGGAACGTCCGTCTGCGGAGGTCCAGGTCAGTTCCTCAACCTCGCCAAGCGTACGGTGCGGGAGCAGGTCCTTGTTGAGTGCCGTGATGACGGACGGAGACGCATCGGCCTGCACGGTTGCTACGTCCGCAGGTCGCTCGGAGGTGGCATGCGTGAACGCGATGATCCCATCGTCCGATACGGAAAACGATCCGCCGGTGTAAGGACGGCCAATCGATGTGCCCCCGACATTGCCCGTGATCTCTTGCGTTTCTCCGTCCATCCCGATGTACGCTACCTTCGTATCCCCAGACTCGAGATACGAGACGTACAGACCGTTTCCATCGGCGGCCCACGTTGCGCTCGAAATGCTCTTGTCGAGGTCGGCCGTCAGTGAGCGACGGTTTGAGTCGTCGAGGTCCTGAATGTAAAGCTGCGTGTTCTGGAACGTTTGCACCTGATCATCGAATCCGAGGAAGGCGATTTTGCTACCATCGGGCGAAACGGCGGGCGCGTAGTCCGGCCCGTCTCGATCGGTGAGTTGCGTAATCGCGTCCGACTTGAGGTCCACGCGGTACAGCTCCGACTCTCGCCGGTCATGGGCCCAATCATCGGATCGGTCGGCGGAAAAAATGAGGCCACTTCCGTCTGGAAGCCAGGTGGGGGCCGAACGATGATGAAAGTCTTCCGTCGTGATTTGTCGTGCTGCGCCGCCTTCCGTGGGGATTACGAAAAGGTGGTCGTAGCCTGGCTCAAGGTACCCTCGACCGTCGGCCTGATGACGTAGCCGAGTGAGAACGCGCGGCTTATCTGCCCATTCAGCGTTTTTTGGCGCGTCGGGCATCTCTGCGTCGAGGGACGGTGCGTCTTCCGGTACGAGCATCGAAAACGCGATGTGTTCCCCGTCGGGCGACCAGCGGAGCCCAGACGGTGAACGGTTCAGTTGGGTGAGCCGCGTCGCCATGCCGGTATCGAAGTCGTACACATAAATCTCGCTTCCTTCGTCGGTCCCGGCCGTAAACGCGACCCGGCTGCCGTCCGGAGACCAGCGCGGACTCGATTCCGAGACGTCCATACCCGTCAGCTTGCGATTCGAGTCCCCGTTCGTGCCGACGACCCACAGCCGAGACTGCCGTCGATCCTTCATCTTGTCCATGCTCATTCGCTTGTAGACGACGCGCTCGCCATCGGGCGAAATCTGAGGATCGGATGCCCATTCGAGGTCAAAGACATCGTCAGCCGTAAAGGTATTGGTGGACTGTCCGACGGCCGAAAACGGCAGCATACAACACAGCAACGCGGCAAAAAGGATGCGCATAGGAGGGAGGGGGAGAGGAGAGGCGGGCGACGGGACAATGAGCTGTCGTATGGGAACCAAAGTCATAAGCGCGGCCCCCACGTGCAAGTTATTGATGCAGAACAACCGCCTGAAAATGGTGATAATCGGTGTGTTGCCGAACGCTTCAGTGTATTACTCGTATCGCGAATAGATTTTTTCGACCCAACCCTTCCTTCCCATGCGAACATGTTCGCTCCACACCCTCGTCATCTGTCTGTGCGTCGTTTCTCTCGTTGGTTGTGACAGTGGAGGCAGTCCGACAGGCACGGATCCAGGCACTCCGGGCGGGGGGGACGGCGGCGGAGGGTCTACGCCAGCGTTCAGTAGTCGCGAAGCACCGGGCGACTCGGCTCGATCGTTTCTTGATGATACGAACTTTACGGTCCTTGCGCTGGAAGTAGACTATATGACGGGATATCGTCCGGAAGATACCGCTCTAGCCGACCTCCGGTCGGAGCTCGTCCAGCACCTGGATAAGGCGTCCATCACCGTTGAGTCCCTAACCGAGATTCCGGCCGCTGGGCAAGACACCTACTCCACGAATGATATTGTCGATCTTGAAGACCAGTATCGCGATGCGTACACCGAGACGCGGTCGGACACGCTATGGGCATATGTTCTCTTCGTCGACGGCAAGTTCACGACGCAAAACGTCGTCGGAATTGCGTACTACAACACATCTCAGGCCTTTTTTGGGCAGACAATCGAGGAAATCAGTGGCGGCGTCACACAGCCGTCGAAGGCGAACGTCGAGGCTACGGTCTTGCGACATGAGTTCGGGCACAATCTCGGACTCGTAAATAACGGAACGTCGATGCAGCAGGACCATCAGGATGATCCGAACGGTGCCCATTGCACGAACGACCAATGTGTAATGTACTATTCGATTGAGACGACGAACTTCTTCGGAAACGCCTTCGACGGCAGTGTGCCCGGCTTCGAGCAATTCTGCACCGAGGACATGGATGCGATCGCGTCGCAGTAAATCGTGATCGACTCCGTGCGAGAGGACGTTGCTCCGAGATGGTATCTTCGATGCGGTCGAGCCGGCCACATGTTCATCCCGTGGCCCCAAAATTGTTTATTCCGCGTCCGTGTCGCGCGACGATCTGCCACGAGTTTACCGCCGTATCGTGCAGCGAAGCAGCCGTCGGCGTGCCCGGTAGGGACGTTATTTACGACCGATAACCTTCAAACAGCACCACCATTTCAAGTGAACAGATGAGCCATATTGACTCGTTCGAGCACGAATTCGTTGGATACCTGGCCGGTCTGCCGGTGTATCATCCGTTAGAAGAGATCCGAGGTGATTTTGTCTGCGATGCTCGGCACATCGTCATCGGAGGGGGAAGTGGGGAGCATCCGGCACTGGTTCTGGGCAGTCCGCGGCAGGCCGTGGCTCATTTCCTGTACGACGCACTGTCATCTACAGCCGAGAGCTCAGCACCTCAAGCTCGCCTTCCCTTAAAGGCCGTCGTGGATGAATGGCTACCGACGGTCGAGTCATTCATCCATTCGCCCCCCGAAGAGCTGCTGAGGTTTTACGACTGGACTGAGGAGAACAAAAGTCACTTCCGAGAGCAATTCGATGACGGCGTCCCGAATCCGTACTGGGGAGACCGCTTCTGGGGCTGGCTGGTTCTGGGACTCGGAGAGTTTGTGTTTTTTGCGATGCCCGAGCTCGCTGGGGATGTTCTGACCGATCTGGGAGCGGAGCGGCCGCACGACTATTTCCAGCACGTTCGATACAGTAATATTCTGCTGCTGCCGGAGCGCATGCCGGTTTACGCAAACGGAGGACATGCCTTTTCTTCATTTCGTCGACAGCGAGACTGAAAAAAGAGTATCGCCTATCTTCTGTCGTCTTGATCTGTCGATAGAGATCCATCGCCCCGGGTTACAGGTGTAACTTTTAAAAGAGCTGACCACCATCTGGAACTGCCAGAAAATGGTGCGGTGAAACGTCGCGAAATCGGTGCTGGATCATCCTGGTCTGGCACGTTTCCCTAATGCCTCGCCTGCGTGGCGGGGATCTCATGAAAAAGTTCATTGGCCTTACGCTGATTGTCCTCGTCGCCAGTGTCGCGCCGGCCTTCGCCCAGTTCTGGTCCGGTGTTGGTGTTCGGGCGGGTGCAAGTGGCGCGCTCCTTCGCGGAGACAATGTCGGAATAACGGACAACTCCACTGATCGAAATTACGGCTTCACGGTTAGCCTCTACAAGGCCGTTCCACTCGGCTCGGGCTTCGCTCTCCAGCCGGAAGTGATGTACTCGCAGAAAGGAGGCGCTCTATCGTTCGAGGAGTCCATCGGCGGTGCAGCGATGACGGATGTTGACGTTGCGTTCAACGTAGACTACGTCGAACTACCGGTGGCTGTCTCGTACACGATCCCGATGCAGAGTCGCTACGTGCCGATGCTGTACGCGGGCCCGTACGTTGGTTTCGCCACACGACGGGAAGCCAATTTCGATATGGGTGGACTGGACGTCTCGATCGACGGGGACGACGCCTTTAAGCGGTGGGATTACGGCGCGGTCTTCGGTGCAGATCTCGGATTCCAGATGGCTCGCCGCATGGCGACACTTGGTGTCCGGTACGACCTCGGGATCGCCGATATCGTAAAAGACGGTGTCGCGGACGACGAGAATGACGGGTTCACCGTCGCACCTGACGTTCGAAATGATGAGTGGTCCATCGTCGTCGGCATGCGCCTGTAGCAATACGCTGTTCTGGCACAACGATGCGAAACCGACGCTTCAGGTCGCTACTTGATGCGTCATTTTGACGAAGGGCCTGTGCGGTCAAATCGCGCAGGTCCTTCTTTATTGGCCTAGGCCCGGTCGAAATCATGTTCTGCTCGAGTTCGGGTCACGACTGGACTCGTTCGGCGACGTCGATGCGGGGGAGGGGGACGGTAAACGTGTGTCCCCATAGCTGTGGAAAAGCCGAAATCATACGGAAAAGAAAAAGCCCGCCCGGCAACTGCCAGGTGGGCTTCTTTGTCGTGCGCTTGGGAGGATTCGAACCCCCGACCTTTGGAACCGGAATCCAACGCTCTATCCAACTGAGCTACAAGCGCATGGGGTCATAGTCGCTCGTCCGATGGTGTCGCAGAATCGCATAGCAAGGATGGCGGGGTGCGCCGTCCCGTTCGGACACCCGCATGTATTGGCCATGCTATCCTATTGTTCCTGCGAAGAATCCGGGAACCGCTTCCTCATGAGTCGTTCACCCTCTATGCTTTCCGATGCGTCAGGCGGAGTTCGATTCCTGAAGTTCAACTGGCGCCTCCCCGTCGATCGATCACCGACTTTCTCCCGATTTATGTCGGATTCATCTTCCCCATCCAATTGTTCGCAAACCCGCCCGACGCTCCCCGATCCGTGGGCACCGGGGCGACGGATTACTCTGGACGGCCCGCTCGAACCCGCTGCGAACGAAACCCTGTTTGGCTCAATGACGGGCTTTCTGGCTATTATCGGTGGGTTCATTCTGTTTCAGGTGATCGTATCGCCGGTGATTCTCGTCGGTATTCTCGCGTTCGTGGAGGGCCCAGGCGCCATGTCGATCTTGACCAACCAGGAACGGCTGCTCTCTGGATACGCACAGGAACTGCTCCTGACAAATGCACTCGCCCAGTGGGTGTCCTTTGGAGCGCTAACGCTGCTCCTTGCCCGTCTGCACGCACAGAAAATCGCTGCGTTTCTGCGCGTACGTACACCGGCGCCCGGAACGCTCGGACTTTCTCTTGCGGGAATGGTCGCACTTCTCCCTGTAGCGCAGTGGCTAGCGCAGATCAATCAGCAGCTTCCATTGCCTGAGTTTTTCCGCGTTCTCGACGAGCAGAGCATGAAACTCGTCGAGCAGGCCCTCGCTAGCGATTTTAGCCTGGTGTTCGGACTGCTTGTGATGGCTGTGACGCCTGCCATATGCGAGGAACTGATCTTCCGCGGCTATGCGCAACGTCAGTTCGAGCGAGCGATGCCTCCTCTCATGGCCATCCTGGCGTCGGGCCTTTTGTTCGGGTTCTATCATCTACGATTGACCCAATTTCTGCCGCTCGCTGCGATCGGTATCTATCTCGCGTATCTCACCTGGCGCACGGGAAGCCTCTGGCCTGCTGTCATAGCGCACTTCGCAAACAACGCGATGATCGTCGTCGGATCGCGATACATGGGAGGAGAAGACGACGTCTCGGCAACCGTTGCCCAGGATGTCACGATTCCGTGGTACGCGATCGTCCTCGGAATCGTCGGGTTTGCCGGCGTCATTTACGCGTTTGAAACCTACATTCACCCGCCGGATGGCGATGAAGACGACTTGTCCCTCTCTGCCTGAAGGATGATTGTTTTTCGCGGGAACGGTGCCGTGTGTAAGCGGTGCAGAATGTGCCATCAACCGAACGGATTCATGTCGGTTGTGTCATGGCTTGCGTGCTCACATTCCTCGGCGTTCCAATAGACTCCGCTACGACGATGAGCAAGTACGAGAACTGGGTTCCAGTCTTTTCGACGGGAACCGACTACGAAGCTGATATGGTGCGCGACCGACTCGACGACGCTGGACTTCCAGCAGTCGTGCTGACCAAGCGGGATCACGCCTTTAACCTGAATGTCGGTGATCTTGCGAATGTAATCGTCCTCGTTCCTCCGGAGAACGTGGATGAAGCGCGCGAGGTAATGCAGCAGCGCCTCACGGACGAGGAACTCGAGAAGGCCGCTATGAGCGCGGACCCGAATGCGCCGGACGCTCATACGCCGGAAGAACAGTCTCGCCTCGACTCGGGACACGACCGCGTCGACTTCAGCGCCCCGGACGACCAATCGTGACGGGGACGAGTACCACCCCGCATTCGACTGTTTTCCGCCCCGTCTGTTTTTTAAACTACACCGTATGTCCGACTCCCTCCGAAGAGTGTTGACGGCCCTCGTGGCCGCTCCCGTTGTTCTCGGCCTCGCGTACCTGGGTGGTTGGCCATTCGCTGTTCTGATCGCTGGGATCGGGATGGTTGCGCAGTCCGAGATCTTCGACATCGCTCGCTCCTCGGGAGTGGAGCCCTATGCCCCGATCGGGTACCTGCTCGGGGCGTTGATCGTGGCCGGCGTGATGATTCCGGAGCTCTGGGCCGTCGCAATCGCCGTCATCGTGGGCTTCATCTCTCTGGCCCCATTTCTGGTGGAGCGGGGGGGCTTTCTGGCGAATGTGATGGTGACGCTGGCGTCGGCTCTTTATCCTACGGGGCTCCTCGCCGCGCTCGTGACGATCCGGGAAGGACGCGGTCCGCTCATCGATGACCTCGGCGCCTTCTTCGTCGTGATGCTCATCTTCTTCCTCGTGTGGGCGACCGATATTTTTGCGCTGTACACTGGAAAAGCCATCGGTCGTACGAAGCTCGCTCCATCGATTTCCCCGAACAAAACGTGGGAGGGATCCGTCGGCGGTGTCTTGGCGGCTGGGCTCGTCGCGATCGGCTTCAAGCTTACGGGAGCCGTTGATCTCGCGTGGGTGCATCTGGCTGCTATGGTCGTGATCTGCGGCGTCGTGAGTCAGGCCGGCGACCTCGCAGAAAGCCAGATCAAGCGCTCGGCTGGGGTGAAGGATGCCAGCTCGATCCTACCCGGACACGGCGGGCTCTTCGACCGATTCGACTCGATGGTTGTTGCCGCGCCGCTCGCATATCTCTACCTCGTGTACGTTGCGAAAGTGTTCATCATCTAACCCTGATACGGTTAGCCTAACGGTGTATGCAAAGGGGGAAACGTGAAGCTGGAAGACTCGGCCGCGTCCGGCTCTGTGATCGGAACGCACGGCGGGCCGCAAATGTGTAAAGACTCGGTCTTCTCCCCCGAATTCTACGTTGCCATGGGCCTGTTTACACCGTCACGCCGTAAAAAACCGAAGCGCTTTACGTACGAGCCGCGCTTCTACAATCCCGACAAAGAGGAAGATATCAAACGTCGGATGCGCGTGAAGCGCAGGAAAAAGAGGCAGCGCAGCCCGCTCAGCATTCTCTATCTCATCGGGCTGCTGTCGTTCGCTATCTTCGTCATGTACTCGCTCGGGTAGTGGGTCGAGCGGCGTACCGATGCGGTGTGAATTGGGGCAACTCGGTGCATAGCCGCGTTTCTGTGGTCCTCTGTCCGATACGTACGTACTGAAC
This genomic interval carries:
- a CDS encoding S9 family peptidase; its protein translation is MRILFAALLCCMLPFSAVGQSTNTFTADDVFDLEWASDPQISPDGERVVYKRMSMDKMKDRRQSRLWVVGTNGDSNRKLTGMDVSESSPRWSPDGSRVAFTAGTDEGSEIYVYDFDTGMATRLTQLNRSPSGLRWSPDGEHIAFSMLVPEDAPSLDAEMPDAPKNAEWADKPRVLTRLRHQADGRGYLEPGYDHLFVIPTEGGAARQITTEDFHHRSAPTWLPDGSGLIFSADRSDDWAHDRRESELYRVDLKSDAITQLTDRDGPDYAPAVSPDGSKIAFLGFDDQVQTFQNTQLYIQDLDDSNRRSLTADLDKSISSATWAADGNGLYVSYLESGDTKVAYIGMDGETQEITGNVGGTSIGRPYTGGSFSVSDDGIIAFTHATSERPADVATVQADASPSVITALNKDLLPHRTLGEVEELTWTSADGRSIQGWVVRPPNFDADETYPLLLEIHGGPITSYGPTFSAEIQLYAAAGYVVLYANPRGSTGYGQEFANLLYHDYPGGDYGDLMTGVDAAIETGSVDTDQLYVTGGSAGGTMTAWIVGKTNRFRAAVVTKPVMNWYSKTLVADNYYGYAHYRYPGYAWENPEKYLEESPISLAGQIETPTMTMVGSEDLRTPPSEALQLYHALKIRQIETAHVEIPGASHHIASRPSQLAAKVAYTLAWFKRYR
- a CDS encoding phosphoribosyltransferase; this translates as MAVPYRYTNRQEAGQYLARELESYHRMNPIVLGLPRGGVIVAAEVARALNAPLDIWAVRKLGLPQQPELAFGAISSDDVMVFDESLIRSARLSETTIEAVAKREFAELNRRINRYRTAQSFRSISNYDIGGSNIILVDDGLATGLTAEAAIRSLRMHNPNTIIMAVPVAAEDSANRIRPLLDGFVCPITTRNLVAIGAWYSDFPQTSDEDVLAALSDASATARAETSKASRNQTREA
- a CDS encoding porin family protein, translated to MKKFIGLTLIVLVASVAPAFAQFWSGVGVRAGASGALLRGDNVGITDNSTDRNYGFTVSLYKAVPLGSGFALQPEVMYSQKGGALSFEESIGGAAMTDVDVAFNVDYVELPVAVSYTIPMQSRYVPMLYAGPYVGFATRREANFDMGGLDVSIDGDDAFKRWDYGAVFGADLGFQMARRMATLGVRYDLGIADIVKDGVADDENDGFTVAPDVRNDEWSIVVGMRL
- a CDS encoding type II CAAX endopeptidase family protein, coding for MSDSSSPSNCSQTRPTLPDPWAPGRRITLDGPLEPAANETLFGSMTGFLAIIGGFILFQVIVSPVILVGILAFVEGPGAMSILTNQERLLSGYAQELLLTNALAQWVSFGALTLLLARLHAQKIAAFLRVRTPAPGTLGLSLAGMVALLPVAQWLAQINQQLPLPEFFRVLDEQSMKLVEQALASDFSLVFGLLVMAVTPAICEELIFRGYAQRQFERAMPPLMAILASGLLFGFYHLRLTQFLPLAAIGIYLAYLTWRTGSLWPAVIAHFANNAMIVVGSRYMGGEDDVSATVAQDVTIPWYAIVLGIVGFAGVIYAFETYIHPPDGDEDDLSLSA
- a CDS encoding M12 family metallo-peptidase, which gives rise to MRTCSLHTLVICLCVVSLVGCDSGGSPTGTDPGTPGGGDGGGGSTPAFSSREAPGDSARSFLDDTNFTVLALEVDYMTGYRPEDTALADLRSELVQHLDKASITVESLTEIPAAGQDTYSTNDIVDLEDQYRDAYTETRSDTLWAYVLFVDGKFTTQNVVGIAYYNTSQAFFGQTIEEISGGVTQPSKANVEATVLRHEFGHNLGLVNNGTSMQQDHQDDPNGAHCTNDQCVMYYSIETTNFFGNAFDGSVPGFEQFCTEDMDAIASQ
- a CDS encoding phosphatidate cytidylyltransferase, whose product is MSDSLRRVLTALVAAPVVLGLAYLGGWPFAVLIAGIGMVAQSEIFDIARSSGVEPYAPIGYLLGALIVAGVMIPELWAVAIAVIVGFISLAPFLVERGGFLANVMVTLASALYPTGLLAALVTIREGRGPLIDDLGAFFVVMLIFFLVWATDIFALYTGKAIGRTKLAPSISPNKTWEGSVGGVLAAGLVAIGFKLTGAVDLAWVHLAAMVVICGVVSQAGDLAESQIKRSAGVKDASSILPGHGGLFDRFDSMVVAAPLAYLYLVYVAKVFII
- a CDS encoding putative signal transducing protein; this encodes MSKYENWVPVFSTGTDYEADMVRDRLDDAGLPAVVLTKRDHAFNLNVGDLANVIVLVPPENVDEAREVMQQRLTDEELEKAAMSADPNAPDAHTPEEQSRLDSGHDRVDFSAPDDQS